The following are from one region of the Segatella oris genome:
- the typA gene encoding translational GTPase TypA, whose product MQDIRNIAVIAHVDHGKTTLVDKMMLAGKLFRDGQDNSGEVLDSNDLERERGITILSKNVSINWKGTKINILDTPGHSDFGGEVERVLNMADGCLLLVDAFEGPMPQTRFVLQKALQLGLKPMVVVNKVDKPNCRPEEVYEMVFDLMCDLNATEEQLDFQVVYGSAKNGWMSADWQKPTDNIDYLLDKIIEVIPAPKHREGTPQMLITSLDYSSYTGRIAVGRVHRGILKNDQNITICHRDGSQEKTKIKELRTFEGMGSKPAETVESGDICAVVGLERFEIGDTIADFENPEALPAIAVDEPTMSMLFTINDSPFFGREGKFCTSRHINDRLNKELEKNLALRVRPFEGSTDKWIVSGRGVLHLSVLVETMRREGYELQVGQPQVIYKEIDGVKCEPIEELTINVPQDYSSKMVDMVTRRKGELTGMDTEGDRVNITFEIPSRGIIGLRTNVLTASQGEAIMAHRYKEYQPFKGEITRRTNGSMIVMETGTAFAYSIDKLQDRGKFFIDPGEEVYAGQVVGEHVHDNDLVINVTKAKQLTNVRASGSDEKARVIPKTVMSLEECLEYIKEDEYVEVTPKSMRMRKILLDHLERKRANKE is encoded by the coding sequence ATGCAAGACATTAGAAACATTGCAGTAATTGCACACGTAGACCACGGGAAAACGACGCTGGTTGACAAGATGATGTTGGCCGGGAAGCTGTTCCGTGACGGGCAGGATAACAGTGGCGAGGTGCTCGACTCCAATGATTTGGAGCGCGAACGCGGTATTACGATTCTCTCGAAGAACGTTTCTATCAACTGGAAAGGAACTAAGATTAATATATTGGATACCCCAGGTCACTCTGACTTTGGCGGCGAAGTAGAACGTGTTCTCAATATGGCTGACGGCTGTCTGCTGCTCGTTGATGCTTTTGAAGGGCCTATGCCGCAGACTCGTTTCGTGCTTCAGAAGGCGCTTCAGCTTGGTTTGAAGCCAATGGTTGTTGTCAACAAGGTGGACAAACCCAATTGCCGACCGGAGGAAGTGTATGAGATGGTGTTCGATTTGATGTGTGATTTAAACGCAACTGAAGAGCAGTTAGACTTTCAAGTCGTGTATGGTTCGGCCAAGAATGGCTGGATGTCAGCTGATTGGCAGAAACCAACTGACAACATAGACTACTTACTTGACAAGATCATTGAAGTTATCCCGGCACCTAAGCACCGCGAAGGTACGCCACAGATGCTGATCACTTCACTCGATTATTCAAGCTATACGGGACGTATTGCAGTAGGACGCGTGCACCGTGGCATACTGAAGAACGATCAGAATATCACAATCTGTCATCGTGACGGAAGCCAGGAAAAGACCAAAATCAAGGAACTTCGCACTTTCGAAGGCATGGGAAGCAAACCTGCCGAGACGGTAGAGAGTGGCGACATCTGTGCAGTTGTCGGCCTCGAAAGATTTGAAATCGGCGATACTATCGCTGACTTTGAGAACCCGGAAGCCCTTCCTGCCATTGCGGTTGATGAGCCGACGATGAGCATGTTGTTTACTATTAACGACTCACCCTTCTTTGGTCGCGAGGGCAAGTTCTGCACTTCACGTCATATCAACGACCGTCTGAACAAGGAACTTGAAAAGAATTTAGCACTTCGTGTACGTCCTTTTGAAGGCTCAACTGATAAGTGGATTGTCAGTGGTCGTGGCGTTTTACACCTCTCCGTGCTTGTGGAAACCATGCGTCGTGAGGGCTATGAGCTTCAAGTTGGACAGCCCCAGGTGATTTACAAAGAGATAGATGGCGTGAAATGTGAACCTATTGAGGAATTGACTATCAATGTTCCACAGGATTATTCCAGCAAGATGGTCGACATGGTAACGCGTCGTAAGGGTGAATTGACAGGCATGGACACTGAAGGAGACCGTGTGAACATCACGTTTGAAATCCCTTCTCGTGGTATCATTGGCTTGAGAACGAATGTTCTGACGGCTTCACAAGGTGAGGCTATCATGGCACATCGCTATAAAGAATACCAGCCTTTTAAGGGCGAAATCACGCGACGTACCAATGGATCCATGATAGTTATGGAGACAGGTACGGCCTTTGCATACTCTATCGACAAGCTTCAAGACCGCGGAAAGTTCTTCATTGATCCGGGAGAAGAAGTTTATGCAGGTCAGGTTGTGGGCGAACATGTTCACGATAATGACTTGGTAATCAATGTCACCAAAGCCAAACAGCTGACCAATGTGCGTGCCAGTGGCTCTGATGAAAAGGCTCGTGTAATTCCAAAGACGGTCATGAGTCTTGAAGAATGCCTTGAATATATCAAGGAAGATGAGTATGTTGAGGTGACACCTAAGAGCATGCGAATGCGCAAGATATTGCTCGATCATCTCGAACGTAAGCGTGCAAACAAGGAATAA
- a CDS encoding FimB/Mfa2 family fimbrial subunit codes for MKKALNWTCFLVLMAVLSACEKPNLGTEQPKRKGYRVSLHIEDVAQSYAGAKARALVDIDEVCSCLNAAVYQDGEKKASINQNKSDKSFGNLSLELPEGQYSLVVIGHNGSKNASMAHADKVKFDGKVTETFLYNGTIKVTGDMQQSITLTRCVAKVEFHFVDPIPENVTHLRFSYTGGSSTLDAMSGFGCVDSRQTEVRSIPAEAHHAASSYAIYTFPKAQEGKIKVIMKALDANEKTLAEETFKALRIVRNGVNHIPNLSFKPNGGTTARGIKVKADDSWATSFETEDW; via the coding sequence ATGAAAAAAGCACTGAATTGGACATGTTTTCTTGTCCTCATGGCTGTACTTTCAGCCTGCGAAAAGCCTAATTTAGGCACTGAACAGCCCAAGAGAAAAGGCTATCGGGTGAGTCTCCACATAGAAGATGTTGCACAATCCTATGCAGGAGCCAAGGCAAGAGCATTGGTTGATATAGATGAAGTGTGCTCATGTCTGAACGCAGCGGTATATCAAGACGGAGAGAAGAAGGCCTCCATCAATCAGAACAAGAGCGATAAGAGCTTTGGAAATCTTAGTCTTGAGCTGCCCGAAGGACAGTATTCACTTGTTGTCATCGGGCATAACGGCAGCAAGAATGCGTCTATGGCGCATGCTGATAAGGTTAAGTTTGACGGCAAGGTGACAGAGACTTTCCTTTATAACGGCACTATCAAGGTCACGGGTGATATGCAACAATCTATCACGTTGACGCGTTGTGTGGCCAAGGTAGAGTTTCATTTCGTTGATCCTATACCCGAAAATGTCACTCATCTGCGCTTTTCCTACACAGGAGGAAGCAGTACTTTAGACGCAATGAGTGGCTTTGGATGTGTGGATTCACGGCAAACCGAAGTGAGAAGCATACCGGCAGAGGCACATCATGCGGCTTCTTCTTATGCCATTTACACCTTTCCAAAGGCGCAAGAAGGTAAGATAAAAGTCATCATGAAGGCCTTGGATGCCAATGAAAAGACCCTTGCTGAAGAAACATTCAAGGCTCTGAGGATTGTAAGAAACGGCGTTAACCATATCCCCAACCTTAGTTTCAAACCGAATGGAGGGACAACAGCACGTGGCATTAAGGTCAAAGCAGATGACTCTTGGGCCACTTCTTTCGAGACAGAAGACTGGTAA
- a CDS encoding porin family protein, which produces MKRFFFLYLFAAAFMAVSAQSKVGTLSVMPKVGLCLANISNSNISYDLTTDKASVDAKYRAGFTGGAEFEYQFLSQCSLSLGALYALQGCRYKDFSNEVRGQAGSYSGYSNMAIGLHYFQIPLLVNVYLSKGLAVKAGIQPSFLLGARAKYDITDFVVAADGGAVYEPTRHVSSDIKGNFRSTDVSVPIGISYEYSNVIMEARYHLSLSKVEKQINSKNRWFTFNVGYRLNLLK; this is translated from the coding sequence ATGAAACGCTTTTTCTTTTTATATCTTTTCGCGGCTGCTTTCATGGCAGTTTCTGCCCAAAGCAAGGTTGGAACACTCTCTGTCATGCCTAAAGTGGGTCTTTGTCTTGCCAACATTTCAAACAGTAATATCTCGTATGATTTAACGACAGATAAAGCAAGTGTCGATGCAAAATATAGGGCAGGTTTCACCGGTGGCGCTGAATTCGAGTATCAATTTCTGTCACAATGCAGCCTTTCCCTTGGTGCACTTTATGCGCTTCAAGGTTGCCGTTATAAGGACTTCAGCAACGAAGTGCGTGGGCAGGCAGGTTCTTATTCGGGCTATTCCAACATGGCCATTGGCCTCCATTATTTTCAAATTCCGTTGTTGGTCAATGTCTATTTGTCCAAGGGGTTGGCTGTGAAAGCCGGCATTCAGCCCTCATTTCTGTTAGGCGCAAGAGCCAAATATGATATCACCGACTTTGTTGTTGCCGCTGACGGAGGGGCTGTTTACGAACCAACTCGCCATGTCAGTAGTGATATCAAAGGGAATTTCCGCTCGACAGACGTGTCTGTTCCCATCGGTATCTCCTATGAATATTCCAATGTAATCATGGAAGCGCGCTATCATTTAAGCCTTTCTAAAGTAGAAAAACAAATAAATTCAAAGAACCGTTGGTTTACATTCAACGTTGGATATAGGCTCAATCTCCTTAAATAA
- a CDS encoding S-ribosylhomocysteine lyase, whose amino-acid sequence MNKIPSFTINHEQLLRGIYVSRKDEVGGEIVTTFDIRMKEPNREPVLHNGAIHTIEHLAATFLRNDEEWKDRIVYWGPMGCLTGNYLILRGDLESKDIVELMKRTFRFVAEYHGEIPGAAPMDCGNYLLHDLPMARYESAKYLNEVLECITEKNLVYPEKK is encoded by the coding sequence ATGAATAAAATCCCAAGCTTTACAATCAATCATGAGCAACTGCTTCGTGGCATTTACGTGAGCAGGAAGGATGAAGTGGGCGGCGAAATCGTCACTACTTTTGACATCAGAATGAAAGAACCTAATCGTGAACCGGTGCTCCATAATGGTGCCATTCATACCATTGAGCACCTTGCTGCAACCTTTCTTCGTAACGATGAAGAATGGAAAGACCGCATTGTTTATTGGGGTCCCATGGGATGCTTGACGGGTAATTATCTCATTCTGCGTGGCGATTTGGAAAGCAAGGACATTGTGGAACTCATGAAACGTACCTTTCGTTTCGTTGCAGAATATCATGGAGAAATTCCCGGAGCAGCCCCAATGGACTGTGGAAACTACCTGCTCCACGACCTCCCCATGGCACGTTATGAGTCGGCAAAATACTTGAATGAAGTGCTGGAATGTATCACTGAGAAGAACTTAGTGTATCCTGAGAAGAAGTAG